The following are from one region of the Rhipicephalus microplus isolate Deutch F79 chromosome 1, USDA_Rmic, whole genome shotgun sequence genome:
- the LOC142769329 gene encoding uncharacterized protein LOC142769329, translating into MNPESPSAEIRGHRRSELDTWHSARSVFQGAGGSTEALRSTGIFRTAASSLTLNPAYRDAAALPHGPGRVRQPPSAHGRPQHGVSSPPPPQARLAPFWAFHSLLYASSGSQQSQASTSSEEIVKGHNLRNKGIGGLYITLVTLGLCAFIWLVTAATLSSQATALGVEAEEGEEEPAAVLRLEDSSAPLPFIRLGDEPRIFEAAHTSTAKRARVTEAMVTPEVQETSGATAGKSTDVSTTREARVVSQDEPLFVGVSTSTTTGRRLKRARRVRPHKRGSGKSANKKRRNLYPRRHIHRGKPTGALAAIYDATHMPAGSPRDLLD; encoded by the exons ATGAATCCAGAATCGCCGTCCGCAGAAATAAGGGGGCATCGTCGCAGCGAATTGGACACCTGGCATTCGGCTCGCTCTGTTTTTCAAGGTGCTGGCGGTTCCACGGAGGCCCTTCGGTCTACCGGCATCTTTAGAACGGCGGCTTCGTCGTTGACGTTAAACCCAGCCTACAGAGACGCTGCGGCACTGCCTCACGGTCCTGGAAGAGTACGGCAGCCTCCAAGCGCACATGGCCGGCCTCAGCATGGAGTGTCATCCCCGCCGCCACCACAAGCGCGGCTTGCACCCTTCTGGGCTTTCCACAGTT TGCTCTACGCCAGCAGTGGTTCCCAGCAATCACAGGCATCCACTTCGAGCGAAGAAATCGTCAAGGGACACAACCTCCGTAACAAAGGCATCGGTGGCTTGTACATCACGCTTGTCACTCTGGGTCTGTGTGCCTTTATCTGGCTCGTCACGGCGGCCACCCTCAGTAGCCAAGCCACAGCGCTGGGAGTGGAAGCAGAAGAAGGGGAAGAAGAGCCGGCGGCCGTGCTCCGCCTGGAGGACAGCTCTGCGCCCCTACCGTTCATCAGACTAGGTGATGAACCTAGAATCTTCGAGGCCGCACATACGTCGACAGCCAAACGTGCGCGAGTCACGGAGGCCATGGTAACACCAGAGGTCCAGGAAACGTCGGGCGCGACTGCCGGGAAAAGCACCGACGTCAGCACGACTCGCGAAGCTCGCGTTGTAAGCCAAGACGAGCCATTATTCGTAGGCGTTTCAACGTCGACGACTACCGGACGACGCTTAAAACGGGCCAGGCGAGTCCGACCGCACAAAAGAGGCTCGGGCAAATCCGCGAACAAGAAGCGGCGGAATCTGTACCCGAGGCGTCAC ATTCATCGCGGGAAACCCACCGGAGCGCTGGCTGCAATTTACGACGCAACTCACATGCCTGCTGGCAGCCCGCGTGATTTACTTGATTGA